In Aedes albopictus strain Foshan chromosome 3, AalbF5, whole genome shotgun sequence, the following are encoded in one genomic region:
- the LOC109417402 gene encoding SET and MYND domain-containing protein 4 — MLVAANCHPYFAEPDRNEPNRMDALTELLCAYMTAQGSSTAHLAQALRVNRKPMSTYTSEFMVRAPHMQKCDVTAYRNWVLKNGPFIDETVAPDLIKSNKRAADVRQAGNRLYLAKEYTEALEKYNESICWADGPDSEDLGIGYANRSAIYYDMGEYELGLANIALAKKHNYPQRLMPKLLARELNCREKITNGQSRLAMRCPSLAMKVEPDPKIPYMAAGIVEKELPTYGRSLMAERPFKAGDVILTEKAWMAAISPELKYKNCNHCSIDNFHSLIPCPNCVSVMYCSEKCREENYRVSHRFECGISEKLHHISYGSSRVFMGPRSFFYGLTLFGDDLKDMMDFCQANGRTGANPLSLDYTSYDPLQEFKIFHKVKLPTDNFLYEDSFRFYAAVYYSVYIKQPLVRSLVATKPQRDFMLRCFLDYMRIIGFLIIGPRQNFTNQLFSIASVCNHSCDPNTLAAVYCNQLKLITLRPIAAGEQIQISYGPLARQGSDAERRQALTMYHFDCICDCCDAAKARLRKAAAKKLPSIPLKNLMAVNQLLEDDDADDAAKLTMLQQFAERYAYTYPKKHYLELSDLYRKVLNITFDKEVQDRLRNGAVEQK; from the exons ATGCTTGTGGCTGCTAACTGCCACCCATATTTCGCAGAACCCGATCGGAACGAACCTAACAGAATGGATGCCCTCACTGAGCTGCTGTGCGCATACATGACTGCTCAGGGTTCCAGTACGGCCCATTTGGCGCAAGCCCTTCGCGTCAACCGGAAGCCCATGTCCACCTATACGTCGGAGTTCATGGTTCGGGCACCGCACATGCAGAAGTGCGATGTAACGGCCTATCGGAACTGGGTGCTCAAGAACGGGCCCTTTATTGACGAAACGGTCGCTCCGGATTTGATCAAGAGTAACAAACGGGCAGCGGACGTGCGCCAGGCGGGTAATCGATTGTATCTGGCCAAGGAGTACACCGAAGCGCTGGAAAAGTACAACGAAAGCATCTGCTGGGCGGATGGGCCGGACTCGGAGGATTTGGGGATTGGTTACGCTAATCG GTCAGCCATTTACTACGACATGGGTGAGTACGAGCTCGGCCTGGCGAACATCGCCCTCGCCAAGAAGCACAACTATCCTCAACGTTTGATGCCAAAGTTGCTGGCGCGGGAACTCAACTGCCGGGAGAAGATCACCAACGGGCAATCCAGGTTGGCCATGCGTTGCCCTTCCCTCGCCATGAAAGTCGAACCCGACCCGAAAATACCATACATGGCTGCTGGGATTGTCGAGAAAGAGTTGCCTACTTACGGTCGATCGTTGATGGCCGAGCGTCCATTCAAAGCAGGCGACGTGATCTTGACGGAGAAAGCCTGGATGGCGGCGATCAGTCCGGAGTTGAAGTACAAAAACTGCAATCACTGCTCGATCGACAACTTTCACAGTTTGATCCCTTGTCCGAACTGCGTCTCGGTCATGTACTGCAGTGAAAAGTGCCGGGAAGAAAACTACAGGGTCAGCCATAGGTTCGAGTGTGGAATTTCCGAGAAGCTGCATCATATTTCATATGGGAGTAGTCGGGTCTTCATGGGGCCGCGATCGTTCTTCTACGGATTGACACTCTTTGGCGATGACCTGAAGGACATGATGGACTTTTGCCAAGCAAACGGCAGAACCGGAGCTAATCCGCTGTCCCTGGATTACACCAGCTACGATCCGCTGCAAGAGTTCAAGATCTTCCACAAGGTTAAGCTTCCAACCGACAACTTTCTGTACGAAGATTCATTCCGCTTCTACGCGGCGGTTTATTATTCGGTTTACATCAAGCAGCCTCTGGTACGATCCCTCGTAGCCACCAAACCTCAGAGAGACTTCATGCTTCGTTGCTTCCTGGACTACATGCGCATCATCGGATTCCTGATTATTGGGCCCCGTCAGAACTTCACCAACCAGCTGTTCTCGATCGCATCCGTCTGCAACCATTCCTGCGATCCGAACACGCTCGCCGCGGTCTACTGTAATCAACTGAAATTGATCACCCTTCGTCCGATCGCAGCAGGCGAGCAGATCCAAATATCGTACGGACCCCTGGCCAGGCAGGGCTCCGATGCCGAACGGCGTCAAGCTCTGACCATGTACCACTTCGATTGCATCTGCGATTGCTGTGATGCGGCCAAAGCGCGCCTTCGGAAGGCCGCCGCCAAAAAGCTGCCCTCGATCCCCTTGAAAAACCTGATGGCGGTCAATCAGTTGCTGGAGGACGATGATGCGGATGACGCGGCCAAGCtgaccatgctgcagcagtttgccGAACGGTACGCGTACACCTACCCAAAGAAGCACTACCTGGAGCTGTCGGATCTCTATCGGAAGGTACTGAATATTACGTTCGACAAGGAGGTGCAGGATCGTCTGCGTAACGGAGCTGTTGAGCAGAAGTGA